One Deinococcus sp. LM3 genomic region harbors:
- a CDS encoding ABC transporter permease has translation MTHVSHSRPSGDASRIALIACAVAVAGMLLAPLATLGRGFSADAVLLHLSGSVMNLSASQEAPLPPTGTIVALAWATLVMMVATLAGALRRQNWFWITGLIGSVLATAAVVTLGNSIDEQTARVMADSALRPGAKRQLRNYYASGGMNLGLFLPVLAGLIAAGAGLSARDWWWQTFNRMRGLLVPTAAIGLAILVGALVVLIVQPAVNQSGAPLGLWSGWLAKADMVYFVYSTLFAPLTALNPLLDSLKLATPLIFTGLSVAFAFRTGLFNIGAPGQLTMGAIGAMLVGVYAPASLGWALLPLSVLAAALGGALWGAIPGVLKARFGSSEVINTIMLNYVASAIFIFMIGNDKFPFLGREYSLPFKAEGFEPRSQELQEAAQLRPLLSVLNVGQNGAVAISIGLLVATAAFFGARLALRRQKNRSLIAAAAALILGALTWQIGIPVSVTGSQLNGAFLIALVCAALFGLLMWRTATGYALRAVGLSPKAAEYGGISVARGTILAMTIAGMFAGLAGTHYVNGGALDEYRLKGNMPVNVGFDGIAVALMGQSTPAGVVAASVLFGTIDTGGIDVDQKLDTINRDIVTVLKALIVLFIAAGGFLSRRVTDPPPPALLASAKASPGAPSLDGTSAAHLERSTPLPNVGQNPEHNRDGDK, from the coding sequence GTGACCCACGTTTCTCACTCTCGCCCCTCCGGGGACGCTTCACGTATCGCGCTGATCGCCTGCGCGGTCGCGGTCGCGGGGATGCTCCTGGCTCCCCTGGCCACCCTGGGCCGCGGTTTCAGCGCGGACGCCGTGCTGCTGCACCTGAGCGGTTCGGTCATGAACCTCTCGGCCAGTCAGGAGGCGCCGCTGCCGCCGACCGGCACCATCGTCGCGCTCGCCTGGGCCACCCTCGTCATGATGGTCGCCACGCTCGCCGGAGCGCTGCGCCGCCAGAACTGGTTCTGGATCACCGGCCTGATCGGTTCGGTCCTGGCGACCGCGGCCGTCGTGACGCTCGGCAACAGCATCGACGAGCAGACGGCGCGCGTCATGGCCGACAGCGCCCTGCGGCCCGGCGCCAAACGTCAGCTGCGGAACTACTACGCCAGCGGCGGCATGAACCTGGGCCTGTTCCTTCCGGTCCTGGCGGGCCTGATCGCCGCCGGGGCGGGCCTGAGCGCCCGCGACTGGTGGTGGCAGACCTTCAACCGCATGCGCGGCCTGCTGGTCCCGACCGCCGCCATCGGTCTGGCGATCCTGGTGGGCGCGCTGGTCGTCCTGATCGTGCAGCCGGCCGTCAACCAGAGCGGCGCGCCCCTGGGCCTCTGGAGCGGCTGGCTGGCCAAGGCCGACATGGTGTACTTCGTGTACTCCACGCTGTTCGCGCCGCTCACGGCCCTGAACCCGCTGCTGGACAGCCTGAAGCTCGCCACGCCCCTGATCTTCACGGGTCTGAGCGTGGCGTTCGCGTTCCGCACGGGTCTGTTCAACATCGGCGCGCCGGGCCAGCTGACCATGGGCGCCATCGGCGCGATGCTGGTCGGCGTGTACGCCCCGGCCAGCCTGGGCTGGGCGCTGCTGCCGCTGTCCGTGCTGGCTGCCGCGCTGGGCGGCGCGCTGTGGGGCGCCATTCCGGGCGTCCTCAAGGCGCGCTTCGGGTCCAGCGAGGTCATCAACACGATCATGCTGAACTACGTGGCGTCCGCGATCTTCATCTTCATGATCGGCAACGACAAGTTCCCGTTCCTGGGCCGCGAGTACTCGCTGCCGTTCAAGGCCGAGGGCTTCGAGCCGCGCAGCCAGGAATTGCAGGAGGCCGCGCAGCTGCGCCCGCTCCTGAGTGTCCTGAACGTCGGGCAGAACGGCGCGGTCGCCATCAGCATCGGGCTGCTGGTCGCCACCGCCGCGTTCTTCGGGGCGCGCCTCGCGCTGCGCCGCCAGAAGAACCGCTCCCTGATCGCGGCGGCCGCCGCGCTGATCCTGGGCGCCCTGACGTGGCAGATCGGCATTCCGGTCAGCGTGACCGGCAGCCAGCTGAACGGCGCGTTCCTGATCGCGCTGGTGTGCGCGGCGCTGTTCGGCCTGCTGATGTGGCGCACCGCGACCGGCTACGCCCTGCGCGCCGTGGGCCTGTCGCCCAAGGCCGCCGAGTACGGCGGGATCAGCGTGGCGCGCGGCACGATCCTGGCCATGACCATCGCGGGGATGTTCGCGGGTCTGGCCGGCACGCACTACGTGAACGGCGGCGCGCTCGACGAGTACCGCCTGAAAGGCAACATGCCCGTGAACGTCGGCTTCGACGGCATTGCGGTCGCCCTGATGGGCCAGAGCACCCCGGCCGGCGTGGTGGCCGCCAGCGTGCTGTTCGGCACCATCGACACCGGCGGGATCGACGTGGACCAGAAACTCGACACCATCAACCGCGACATCGTGACGGTCCTCAAGGCCCTGATCGTGCTGTTCATCGCCGCCGGCGGATTCCTGAGCCGCCGCGTGACCGACCCGCCACCCCCCGCCCTGCTGGCCTCCGCGAAGGCCTCCCCCGGCGCCCCCTCCCTGGACGGCACCTCGGCCGCGCACCTGGAACGCAGCACCCCTCTTCCCAACGTGGGTCAGAACCCCGAGCACAACCGGGACGGTGACAAATGA
- the ndk gene encoding nucleoside-diphosphate kinase has translation MERTFAMIKPDGVRRGLTPEILARIQRKGYRVVGLKQMVIPRETAEAHYGEHKERPFFGELVDFITGGPVVAIALEGENAIAGWRGMMGATNPASAAPGTIRADFATSMGENVTHGSDSSESAARELALFFADGELLA, from the coding sequence ATGGAACGTACTTTTGCCATGATCAAACCCGACGGCGTCCGCCGTGGCCTCACTCCTGAAATTCTGGCGCGCATTCAGCGCAAGGGCTACCGCGTGGTGGGCCTCAAGCAGATGGTCATCCCCCGCGAGACCGCCGAAGCCCACTACGGCGAGCACAAGGAGCGTCCCTTCTTCGGTGAACTGGTGGACTTCATCACCGGCGGCCCGGTCGTCGCCATCGCCCTCGAAGGCGAGAACGCCATCGCCGGCTGGCGCGGCATGATGGGCGCGACCAACCCCGCGAGCGCCGCGCCCGGCACCATCCGCGCCGACTTCGCCACCAGCATGGGCGAGAACGTCACGCACGGCAGCGACAGCAGCGAAAGCGCCGCGCGTGAACTCGCGCTGTTCTTCGCGGACGGCGAACTGCTCGCCTGA
- a CDS encoding GGDEF domain-containing protein, with amino-acid sequence MTSLPQRLQRSRLFAVCIASSAYLLYALLTALIDPPGPFPGAYQTPKYWATLVPLVTVIGTLIWPHRLREIYTFSTVGYLLVALVEIPRAIAWGDMPMHLTLWLMLNVLVSYLVFGSRIGTAVNMVSVVGMIVTVIANGPVDPPNLVDWVTASLAIGTTGLLAYLLTAFIEQNLDEHREDTRRLRAARLDALTEVYGRGAAEEEFERALHTAQRTGTPLSIVVTDIDHFKRVNDEHGHAAGDDVLRAFGKRLRRSVSGGGGVVGRWGGEEFIVLLPGVARTDAQAIAERLRQEVADEAIAGLRVTASFGVSSYRGEQDDTVTLFGRADSALYEAKRAGRNAVR; translated from the coding sequence ATGACCTCCCTGCCGCAACGACTTCAGCGCAGCCGCCTGTTCGCGGTGTGCATCGCCAGCAGCGCCTACCTGCTGTACGCCCTGCTGACCGCCCTGATCGACCCGCCCGGCCCCTTTCCCGGCGCGTACCAGACCCCCAAGTACTGGGCGACCCTGGTGCCGCTGGTGACCGTGATCGGCACGCTGATCTGGCCTCACCGGCTGCGGGAGATCTACACGTTCAGCACCGTGGGCTACCTGCTGGTGGCGCTCGTCGAGATTCCGCGCGCCATCGCCTGGGGCGACATGCCCATGCACCTGACACTGTGGCTGATGCTGAACGTGCTCGTGTCGTACCTGGTGTTCGGTTCGCGCATCGGGACGGCCGTGAACATGGTCAGCGTGGTCGGCATGATCGTCACGGTGATCGCCAACGGCCCGGTGGACCCGCCGAACCTGGTGGACTGGGTGACGGCCAGCCTCGCCATCGGCACGACCGGCCTGCTGGCGTACCTGCTCACGGCGTTCATCGAGCAGAACCTCGACGAGCACCGCGAGGACACCCGCCGCCTGCGTGCCGCGCGGCTCGACGCCCTGACCGAGGTGTACGGGCGCGGCGCGGCCGAGGAGGAGTTCGAGCGGGCGCTGCACACCGCGCAGCGCACCGGCACGCCCCTGAGCATCGTCGTGACCGACATCGACCACTTCAAACGCGTGAACGACGAGCACGGCCACGCTGCCGGCGACGACGTGCTGCGCGCCTTCGGGAAACGCCTGCGCCGCAGCGTGAGCGGCGGGGGCGGCGTCGTGGGCCGCTGGGGCGGCGAGGAATTCATCGTGTTGCTGCCGGGCGTCGCCAGGACCGACGCGCAGGCCATCGCCGAGCGGCTGCGTCAGGAGGTCGCCGACGAGGCGATCGCGGGCCTGCGCGTGACCGCCAGTTTCGGCGTGTCGAGCTACCGGGGCGAGCAGGACGACACCGTGACCCTGTTCGGCCGCGCCGACAGCGCCCTGTACGAGGCCAAACGCGCCGGGCGCAACGCGGTGCGCTGA
- a CDS encoding nitroreductase family protein has translation MLGRRTTNGPFRPDPVSREHQHVLMRAAQAAPSHFNSQPWRFVLIENPDTIARIAQISGESMTELIEAGVFFERYRRYFRFSEAEMNERRDGIHIDHLPGPLRPFTRQIFSDAGLKLMRQLGVPRKLGEDNRRLVAGSPLLLAALLDREEYRPGELSGFYSVFGLGAAVENIWNAVGALGMGIQFVSTPMEIPRQWQAIGELLRVPPDLELMAVYRLGYLPPEQARPSIDWSSRHRKRLSQFVSRDTCDVPEPDDAATT, from the coding sequence ATGCTGGGCCGCCGCACCACGAACGGCCCCTTCCGCCCGGACCCGGTCAGCCGCGAGCACCAGCACGTCCTGATGCGCGCCGCGCAGGCCGCGCCCAGCCACTTCAACTCTCAGCCGTGGCGCTTCGTGCTGATCGAGAACCCCGATACCATCGCCCGCATCGCGCAGATCAGCGGCGAGAGCATGACCGAACTGATCGAGGCCGGCGTGTTCTTCGAACGCTACCGCCGCTACTTCCGCTTCAGTGAAGCCGAGATGAACGAGCGGCGCGACGGCATTCACATCGACCACCTGCCCGGCCCGCTGCGGCCCTTCACGCGCCAGATCTTCAGTGACGCGGGCCTGAAACTCATGCGGCAACTCGGCGTGCCGAGAAAACTCGGCGAGGACAACCGCCGCCTCGTGGCAGGCAGTCCGCTGCTGCTGGCGGCGCTGCTGGACCGTGAGGAGTACCGCCCCGGCGAACTGAGCGGCTTCTACAGCGTGTTCGGGCTGGGCGCCGCCGTCGAGAACATCTGGAACGCCGTGGGTGCGCTGGGCATGGGTATTCAGTTCGTCAGCACGCCCATGGAGATCCCCCGGCAGTGGCAGGCGATCGGGGAGCTGCTGCGCGTGCCGCCGGACCTGGAACTGATGGCCGTGTACCGCCTGGGGTACCTGCCGCCCGAGCAGGCGCGGCCCAGCATCGACTGGAGCAGCCGCCACCGCAAACGCCTGTCGCAGTTCGTGTCCCGCGACACCTGCGACGTGCCGGAACCGGACGACGCCGCCACCACCTGA
- a CDS encoding aldo/keto reductase: protein MTEPTPSAAPSGTFRIGGDISVNRLGFGAMRVTGEGVWGDPADREGALATLRRLPELGVNLIDTADSYGPAVSEELIREALHPYDTVVIATKGGLTRTGPNVWPPVGRPEYLKQQAHLSRRRLGVDRIDLWQLHRIDPKVPRDEQFAAIKELMDEGVIRHAGLSEVTVEEIEAARRVFPVATVQNLYNLVNRKSEDVLDYCERENIGFMPWFPLAAGSLARDGSVLADVAARLGASPSQVALAWVLRRSPVMLPIPGTGKVRHLEENVAAAALNLTDEDFRALDEVGKQEWASQSRPD, encoded by the coding sequence ATGACTGAACCCACACCAAGCGCCGCCCCGAGCGGCACCTTCAGGATCGGCGGCGACATCAGCGTCAACCGCCTCGGCTTCGGCGCGATGCGCGTCACGGGCGAGGGTGTCTGGGGCGACCCGGCCGACCGTGAGGGCGCGCTGGCCACCCTGCGCCGCCTGCCGGAACTCGGCGTGAACCTGATCGACACGGCCGACAGTTACGGCCCGGCCGTCAGTGAGGAACTGATCCGCGAGGCGCTGCACCCCTACGACACGGTCGTGATCGCCACCAAGGGCGGCCTGACCCGCACCGGCCCGAACGTGTGGCCGCCCGTGGGCCGCCCCGAGTACCTCAAACAGCAGGCGCACCTGTCGCGCCGCCGCCTGGGCGTGGACCGCATCGACCTGTGGCAGCTGCACCGCATCGACCCGAAAGTGCCGCGCGACGAGCAGTTCGCGGCCATCAAGGAACTGATGGACGAGGGCGTCATCCGGCATGCCGGACTGTCCGAGGTCACGGTCGAGGAGATCGAGGCGGCCCGCCGGGTGTTCCCGGTGGCGACCGTGCAGAACCTGTACAACCTCGTGAACCGCAAGAGCGAGGACGTGCTGGACTACTGCGAACGCGAGAACATCGGCTTCATGCCCTGGTTCCCGCTGGCCGCCGGCAGTCTGGCCCGCGACGGCAGCGTGCTGGCCGACGTGGCGGCCCGCCTCGGCGCCAGCCCCTCGCAGGTGGCGCTGGCCTGGGTGCTGCGCCGCAGCCCCGTGATGCTGCCCATTCCCGGCACCGGCAAGGTCCGTCACCTCGAGGAGAACGTGGCGGCTGCCGCCCTGAACCTGACCGACGAGGACTTCCGCGCGCTCGACGAGGTCGGGAAGCAGGAGTGGGCCAGTCAGTCCAGACCCGACTGA
- a CDS encoding 3-oxoacyl-[acyl-carrier-protein] synthase III C-terminal domain-containing protein: MSVPALPALRSLVTGTPPHLTAQSDVQAAARTLFPRMAARPGLLEVFGNAQIDSRALARPLEWYLTPRGFGEKNAVFIEEARALTRRLAAQALAEAQLAPQDVDAVVVVNTSGLSTPSLDADLIGALGLNRHAARVPIWGLGCAGGAAGLARAADLVRAGFRRVLFVAVELCSLTLVRGDESSSNFVGTALFADGGAALVLTAPDVPGPPALAHLHGAYSTLIEDSEDIMGWDVVDDGLKVRFSRDIPALVRGMMHGNVEDALAAHGWSREDVGTFVVHPGGVKVLAAYEEALSLPAGALDSSRRVLRQYGNMSSVTVLFVLAEAMRAAPQGRALLSAMGPGFSAEHVLLSFPE, encoded by the coding sequence ATGTCCGTTCCTGCCCTTCCGGCCCTCCGTTCCCTGGTGACGGGCACGCCGCCGCACCTGACCGCGCAGTCCGACGTGCAGGCGGCGGCCCGCACCCTCTTTCCCCGCATGGCGGCCCGACCGGGCCTGCTGGAGGTGTTCGGGAACGCGCAGATCGACTCGCGGGCGCTGGCGCGGCCGCTGGAGTGGTACCTGACGCCCAGGGGGTTCGGGGAGAAGAACGCCGTCTTCATCGAGGAGGCCCGCGCCCTGACCCGGCGGCTGGCGGCGCAGGCCCTCGCAGAGGCGCAGCTGGCCCCGCAGGACGTGGACGCCGTGGTGGTCGTGAACACCAGCGGTCTGAGCACCCCCAGCCTGGACGCGGACCTGATCGGCGCGCTCGGCCTGAACCGTCACGCGGCCCGCGTGCCCATCTGGGGGCTGGGTTGCGCGGGCGGCGCGGCCGGACTGGCCCGCGCGGCCGATCTGGTGCGTGCGGGGTTCCGGCGGGTGCTGTTCGTGGCGGTGGAACTGTGCAGCCTGACGCTGGTGCGGGGTGACGAGTCCAGCAGCAACTTCGTGGGCACGGCCCTGTTCGCGGATGGCGGCGCCGCCCTGGTCCTGACCGCCCCGGACGTGCCCGGCCCGCCTGCGCTGGCGCACCTGCACGGCGCGTACTCCACCCTGATCGAGGACAGTGAGGACATCATGGGCTGGGACGTGGTCGACGACGGCCTGAAGGTCCGGTTCAGCCGCGACATTCCGGCGCTGGTGCGCGGCATGATGCACGGCAATGTCGAGGACGCCCTGGCCGCGCACGGCTGGAGCCGCGAGGACGTGGGGACGTTCGTGGTGCATCCGGGCGGCGTGAAGGTCCTGGCCGCCTACGAGGAGGCGCTGTCGCTCCCGGCCGGGGCGCTGGACTCCAGCCGCCGCGTGCTGCGGCAGTACGGGAACATGAGCAGCGTGACCGTGCTGTTCGTGCTGGCCGAAGCCATGCGGGCCGCGCCACAGGGCCGCGCCCTGCTGAGCGCCATGGGGCCGGGCTTCAGCGCCGAACACGTCCTGCTGAGCTTCCCGGAGTGA
- a CDS encoding cation-translocating P-type ATPase yields MTSQTLTPTPERAAPRFTLSRELRLAVALTALTLAGLLLGAAGEYLLASPPLMWAGYTLAFLAGGIPAGRAALHSLFVEHKLDVDLLMVLAALGAASIGQAADGAILLFLFSLSNTLQDWAMGRTSSAVQALMNLNPEGATVLRGGQEKWCELGEIRIGDVLVVRPGERVAADARVIRGQTSVDESPITGESVPVDKVPGAELASGTVNLNGSVQAEVLRPAGESTLARLVTLMEQAQTQKSRTESLTERWESPYAMTVLLAVPAVYALLRFGFGLNVDDAWYRAMTFMVVASPCAVVISTPAVMLSAMAAAARGGVLFKSSAAVEALAGVRTVAFDKTGTLTQARMTLGDVIADDGHAALALAAGLEAHSEHPIAQAIVTAARERGVTPTPVQDAQAVPGHGIEARGADGLTVWAGNVRLAERNGAALTAAQHAALTRLGERGSSSVIVGRGAQVLGVMGVADALRPGIAQALTELRASGVTHPVMLTGDRQEVAQTVAAELGLTEFRAELLPEDKLRIIGELGAHPGAGLVAMVGDGVNDAPALARADLGIAVASGTDVAIESADVVLMRSDLGKLAGAVRLARDARRTVITNLLFAFGVILIVAPLAVAGKVPLPLGVIAHEGGTVFVVFMGLRLLGRRL; encoded by the coding sequence GTGACCAGCCAGACCCTCACTCCCACCCCGGAGCGTGCCGCGCCCCGTTTCACCCTCTCACGCGAACTGCGCCTCGCGGTCGCCCTGACGGCCCTGACCCTGGCCGGCCTGCTGCTCGGCGCGGCCGGCGAGTACCTGCTGGCCTCGCCGCCCCTGATGTGGGCCGGGTACACGCTGGCGTTCCTGGCGGGCGGCATTCCCGCCGGCCGCGCCGCCCTGCACTCGCTGTTCGTGGAACACAAACTCGACGTGGACCTGCTGATGGTCCTCGCGGCTCTGGGCGCGGCCAGCATCGGGCAGGCGGCGGACGGCGCGATCCTGCTGTTTCTGTTCAGCCTCAGCAACACCCTGCAGGACTGGGCGATGGGCCGCACCTCCAGCGCCGTCCAGGCCCTCATGAACCTGAATCCCGAGGGCGCGACCGTGCTGCGCGGCGGGCAGGAGAAGTGGTGCGAACTGGGCGAAATCCGCATCGGGGACGTGCTGGTCGTGCGGCCCGGCGAGCGGGTGGCCGCCGACGCCCGCGTGATCCGGGGTCAGACCAGCGTGGACGAGAGCCCCATCACGGGCGAGAGCGTCCCGGTCGACAAGGTGCCGGGCGCGGAACTCGCCTCGGGGACCGTGAACCTGAACGGCAGCGTGCAGGCCGAGGTGCTGCGCCCCGCCGGCGAGAGCACCCTGGCGCGGCTGGTCACGCTGATGGAACAGGCGCAGACGCAGAAGAGCCGCACCGAGAGCCTGACCGAACGCTGGGAGAGCCCCTACGCCATGACGGTCCTGCTGGCCGTACCCGCCGTGTACGCCCTGCTGAGATTCGGGTTCGGCCTGAACGTGGACGACGCGTGGTACCGCGCCATGACGTTCATGGTGGTCGCCAGTCCCTGCGCGGTCGTGATCAGCACCCCGGCCGTGATGCTCTCGGCCATGGCCGCCGCCGCGCGTGGGGGCGTGCTGTTCAAGAGCAGCGCCGCCGTGGAAGCCCTGGCGGGCGTGCGTACCGTCGCCTTCGACAAGACCGGCACGCTCACGCAGGCCCGGATGACCCTGGGCGACGTCATCGCAGACGACGGTCACGCCGCGCTGGCGCTGGCCGCCGGTCTGGAAGCGCACAGCGAGCATCCCATCGCGCAGGCCATCGTGACCGCCGCGCGGGAGCGCGGCGTGACCCCAACCCCCGTGCAGGACGCGCAGGCCGTGCCCGGTCACGGCATCGAGGCGCGCGGCGCGGACGGCCTGACCGTCTGGGCCGGGAACGTGCGCCTCGCGGAGCGCAACGGCGCGGCCCTGACCGCCGCGCAGCACGCCGCCCTGACCCGCCTGGGCGAGCGCGGCAGCTCCAGCGTGATCGTCGGGCGAGGCGCGCAGGTGCTGGGCGTGATGGGCGTGGCCGACGCCCTGCGCCCCGGCATTGCCCAGGCCCTGACGGAACTGCGTGCCAGCGGCGTCACGCATCCCGTCATGCTCACCGGCGACCGCCAGGAGGTCGCGCAGACTGTCGCCGCCGAACTGGGCCTGACGGAATTCCGCGCCGAACTGCTGCCCGAGGACAAACTGCGCATCATCGGGGAACTCGGCGCGCATCCCGGCGCGGGGCTGGTCGCCATGGTCGGGGACGGCGTGAACGACGCGCCCGCCCTGGCCCGCGCGGACCTGGGCATCGCGGTCGCGTCGGGTACCGACGTCGCCATCGAGAGCGCCGACGTGGTCCTGATGCGCAGCGACCTGGGCAAACTGGCCGGCGCGGTGCGACTGGCCCGTGACGCGCGGCGCACCGTGATCACGAACCTGCTGTTCGCGTTCGGCGTGATCCTGATCGTCGCGCCGCTCGCGGTGGCCGGGAAGGTGCCGCTCCCGCTGGGCGTCATCGCGCACGAGGGCGGCACGGTGTTCGTGGTGTTCATGGGTCTGCGCCTGCTGGGCCGCCGGCTGTAA